The Leptidea sinapis chromosome 15, ilLepSina1.1, whole genome shotgun sequence genome window below encodes:
- the LOC126968207 gene encoding adhesive plaque matrix protein-like isoform X2 → MSVMWLVLALLPILGGAERFNCRGRILGAYYADAKSGCKAFHVCVRVAGGGVRDFRFFCPPGTLFHQEAQTCTDWGDDDPLACPADIYDGYDTKKLTASSNREEEPEFGLQRAESGDRRTSQNNNGATDLRTAHSSDFFSGQRDQGRDEQPQQKPSSIPPRQSFRRATTPRVTFQPTEYTTASPPPQTPSKSPQYVHKQKLLRKRPIYSSTSAPVTTEQSYYSSPSLYDQSQQYFKARNPAQNRQPQLSTEVNIPPQFKDEYVEVSKVTPKQNTYFPTSPTPTQYTFASQPTSASKTDSQFYNYDGTNSENNISQDSKAFKLRNSFNVQPEVPKQEDFVRIKSNNRGTPGYSSYLTTTVDYNTGKGVFSSTPSYKNINSVQYEPERNNFVSFPGPKQNYYNNPSTTPPTSAHTTVRPVDPYSGLNTVAFNTNYALDTHSSNYANSQEDDGQYRPPQGEDDGQYRPELYERETELLSGAHSLNIAASGNRLPDDQKPRKNYSHNSIGKASTPRPFRVPTSSSPEVTYYSHTDRPSSETTQKSFDYIKTYTTTSRPYDLPSGAGDSFTQNNSTPKISQSILPRSQEPRTQSFEVTTQRLPSSSRPSRPPSFSKPAHKNEDTSYDYAYYDSDPERFSEYGHIEEFDRTQSRA, encoded by the exons GGGGTGCTGAGCGGTTCAACTGCCGAGGTCGTATTCTTGGCGCGTACTACGCTGATGCTAAATCTGGCTGCAAGGCGTTTCATGTGTGCGTAAGAGTCGCCGGCGGTGGAGTACGAGACTTCCGGTTCTTCTGTCCGCCTGGTACTCTGTTCCACCAGGAGGCACAGACCTGCACCGACTGGGGGGACGATGACCCTCTGGCGTGTCCAGCAGATATCTATGATG GCTATGATACAAAGAAACTGACAGCTTCCAGTAACCGTGAAGAAGAACCTGAATTTGGCCTTCAAAGAGCTGAATCTGGCGATCGCCGAACATCGCAGAATAATAATGGTGCTACTGATTTGAGAACAGCGCATTCATCTGATTTCTTCAGTGGTCAAAGAGATCAAGGGCGTGATGAACAACCACAGCAAAAGCCTTCATCTATTCCACCAAGACAATCATTCAGAAGAGCCACGACACCTCGCGTGACATTCCAGCCAACTGAGTATACTACTGCATCACCTCCTCCTCAAACACCATCAAAATCACCACAATACGttcataaacaaaaattgttgCGTAAACGTCCCATCTATTCATCAACTTCTGCTCCCGTTACAACAGAGCAGAGCTATTATTCTTCACCATCTCTCTACGATCAGTCCCAGCAATATTTCAAGGCACGCAACCCTGCTCAAAATAGACAGCCTCAGCTTTCCACCGAAGTAAACATTCCTCCTCAATTTAAGGATGAATATGTTGAAGTAAGCAAAGTAACTCCGaaacaaaatacatatttcCCCACCAGTCCTACACCAACTCAATATACATTCGCATCTCAACCCACATCAGCCAGTAAGACAGATTCCCAATTTTACAATTATGATGGAACTAATTcggaaaataatatttcacaagATTCCAAGGCATTTAAATTACGAAACAGTTTCAATGTACAACCCGAAGTGCCTAAGCAAGAAGATTTTGTGAGGATTAAAAGCAATAATAGAGGTACACCTGGATATTCATCTTATCTTACTACAACTGTTGATTATAATACTGGTAAGGGAGTATTTTCTAGTACTCCAAGCTACAAAAACATTAACAGTGTACAGTATGAGCCAGAGAGAAATAATTTTGTGTCCTTTCCTGGACCAAAACAGAACTACTACAATAATCCATCGACCACACCTCCTACCTCTGCTCATACGACTGTCCGTCCTGTTGATCCCTATTCAGGTTTGAATACGGTGGCTTTTAACACTAACTATGCCTTAGACACCCATTCTTCCAACTATGCAAATAGTCAGGAAGATGATGGTCAATACCGACCTCCACAGGGTGAAGACGATGGGCAATATAGACCAGAATTATATGAACGGGAGACAGAATTGCTTTCTGGAGCTCATTCTTTGAATATTGCTGCAAGTGGAAACAGACTACCAGACGATCAAAAACCAAGGAAGAACTATTCTCATAATTCAATTGGTAAAGCATCTACACCGAGACCTTTCAGGGTACCAACATCATCGTCACCAGAAGTAACATATTATTCGCACACAGATAGGCCCAGTTCAGAAACGACGCAAAAGTCATTTGATTATATCAAGACGTACACAACAACGTCTCGCCCTTACGACTTACCTTCCGGAGCAGGCGATAGTTTCACACAGAACAATAGCACTCCAAAAATATCCCAAAGTATTCTGCCGAGAAGTCAAGAGCCACGGACGCAAAGTTTTGAAGTGACAACACAAAGGTTACCGTCATCGAGTCGCCCCTCGCGTCCTCCCAGTTTCTCCAAGCCTGCGCACAAAAACGAAGATACCAGCTATGACTACGCATATTACGACTCTGATCCCGAACGCTTTTCCGAATATGGCCACATAGAAGAATTCGATAGAACCCAGTCTAGAGCATAA
- the LOC126968207 gene encoding adhesive plaque matrix protein-like isoform X1: MSVMWLVLALLPILGGAERFNCRGRILGAYYADAKSGCKAFHVCVRVAGGGVRDFRFFCPPGTLFHQEAQTCTDWGDDDPLACPADIYDGQFDLYKIGSGYDTKKLTASSNREEEPEFGLQRAESGDRRTSQNNNGATDLRTAHSSDFFSGQRDQGRDEQPQQKPSSIPPRQSFRRATTPRVTFQPTEYTTASPPPQTPSKSPQYVHKQKLLRKRPIYSSTSAPVTTEQSYYSSPSLYDQSQQYFKARNPAQNRQPQLSTEVNIPPQFKDEYVEVSKVTPKQNTYFPTSPTPTQYTFASQPTSASKTDSQFYNYDGTNSENNISQDSKAFKLRNSFNVQPEVPKQEDFVRIKSNNRGTPGYSSYLTTTVDYNTGKGVFSSTPSYKNINSVQYEPERNNFVSFPGPKQNYYNNPSTTPPTSAHTTVRPVDPYSGLNTVAFNTNYALDTHSSNYANSQEDDGQYRPPQGEDDGQYRPELYERETELLSGAHSLNIAASGNRLPDDQKPRKNYSHNSIGKASTPRPFRVPTSSSPEVTYYSHTDRPSSETTQKSFDYIKTYTTTSRPYDLPSGAGDSFTQNNSTPKISQSILPRSQEPRTQSFEVTTQRLPSSSRPSRPPSFSKPAHKNEDTSYDYAYYDSDPERFSEYGHIEEFDRTQSRA; this comes from the exons GGGGTGCTGAGCGGTTCAACTGCCGAGGTCGTATTCTTGGCGCGTACTACGCTGATGCTAAATCTGGCTGCAAGGCGTTTCATGTGTGCGTAAGAGTCGCCGGCGGTGGAGTACGAGACTTCCGGTTCTTCTGTCCGCCTGGTACTCTGTTCCACCAGGAGGCACAGACCTGCACCGACTGGGGGGACGATGACCCTCTGGCGTGTCCAGCAGATATCTATGATGGTCAGTTTGATCTCTACAAAATCGGATCCG GCTATGATACAAAGAAACTGACAGCTTCCAGTAACCGTGAAGAAGAACCTGAATTTGGCCTTCAAAGAGCTGAATCTGGCGATCGCCGAACATCGCAGAATAATAATGGTGCTACTGATTTGAGAACAGCGCATTCATCTGATTTCTTCAGTGGTCAAAGAGATCAAGGGCGTGATGAACAACCACAGCAAAAGCCTTCATCTATTCCACCAAGACAATCATTCAGAAGAGCCACGACACCTCGCGTGACATTCCAGCCAACTGAGTATACTACTGCATCACCTCCTCCTCAAACACCATCAAAATCACCACAATACGttcataaacaaaaattgttgCGTAAACGTCCCATCTATTCATCAACTTCTGCTCCCGTTACAACAGAGCAGAGCTATTATTCTTCACCATCTCTCTACGATCAGTCCCAGCAATATTTCAAGGCACGCAACCCTGCTCAAAATAGACAGCCTCAGCTTTCCACCGAAGTAAACATTCCTCCTCAATTTAAGGATGAATATGTTGAAGTAAGCAAAGTAACTCCGaaacaaaatacatatttcCCCACCAGTCCTACACCAACTCAATATACATTCGCATCTCAACCCACATCAGCCAGTAAGACAGATTCCCAATTTTACAATTATGATGGAACTAATTcggaaaataatatttcacaagATTCCAAGGCATTTAAATTACGAAACAGTTTCAATGTACAACCCGAAGTGCCTAAGCAAGAAGATTTTGTGAGGATTAAAAGCAATAATAGAGGTACACCTGGATATTCATCTTATCTTACTACAACTGTTGATTATAATACTGGTAAGGGAGTATTTTCTAGTACTCCAAGCTACAAAAACATTAACAGTGTACAGTATGAGCCAGAGAGAAATAATTTTGTGTCCTTTCCTGGACCAAAACAGAACTACTACAATAATCCATCGACCACACCTCCTACCTCTGCTCATACGACTGTCCGTCCTGTTGATCCCTATTCAGGTTTGAATACGGTGGCTTTTAACACTAACTATGCCTTAGACACCCATTCTTCCAACTATGCAAATAGTCAGGAAGATGATGGTCAATACCGACCTCCACAGGGTGAAGACGATGGGCAATATAGACCAGAATTATATGAACGGGAGACAGAATTGCTTTCTGGAGCTCATTCTTTGAATATTGCTGCAAGTGGAAACAGACTACCAGACGATCAAAAACCAAGGAAGAACTATTCTCATAATTCAATTGGTAAAGCATCTACACCGAGACCTTTCAGGGTACCAACATCATCGTCACCAGAAGTAACATATTATTCGCACACAGATAGGCCCAGTTCAGAAACGACGCAAAAGTCATTTGATTATATCAAGACGTACACAACAACGTCTCGCCCTTACGACTTACCTTCCGGAGCAGGCGATAGTTTCACACAGAACAATAGCACTCCAAAAATATCCCAAAGTATTCTGCCGAGAAGTCAAGAGCCACGGACGCAAAGTTTTGAAGTGACAACACAAAGGTTACCGTCATCGAGTCGCCCCTCGCGTCCTCCCAGTTTCTCCAAGCCTGCGCACAAAAACGAAGATACCAGCTATGACTACGCATATTACGACTCTGATCCCGAACGCTTTTCCGAATATGGCCACATAGAAGAATTCGATAGAACCCAGTCTAGAGCATAA